In Brevibacillus brevis, a genomic segment contains:
- the groL gene encoding chaperonin GroEL (60 kDa chaperone family; promotes refolding of misfolded polypeptides especially under stressful conditions; forms two stacked rings of heptamers to form a barrel-shaped 14mer; ends can be capped by GroES; misfolded proteins enter the barrel where they are refolded when GroES binds) — protein MAKQVKFSEDARRSMLRGVETLANAVKVTLGPKGRNVVLEKKFGSPLITNDGVTIAKEIELEDAYENMGAQLVKEVATKTNDIAGDGTTTATVLAAAMIREGLKNVTAGANPMVIRRGMEKAVRAAVEEIKSIAKPVENKSSIAQVAAISADDLEVGNLIAEAMEKVGKDGVITVEESKGFVTELEVVEGMQFDRGYASPYMITDTDKMEAVLNNPYILITDKKISNIQEVLPVLEQVVQSGKPLLIIAEDVEGEALATLVVNKLRGTFTAVAVKAPGFGDRRKAMLQDIAALTGGEVITEELGLDLKSTKLEQLGRAGKIVVTKENTTVVEGAGDKATIESRVAQIRQQIEDTTSDFDREKLQERLAKLAGGVAVIKVGAATETELKEKKLRIEDALNSTRAAVEEGIVPGGGTTLINAIKAVEAVKAEGEEAVGVQIVLRSLEEPVRQIAANAGLEGSVIVERLKKEAVGIGFNAATEEYVNMLEAGIVDAAKVTRSALSNAASVAAMFLTTEAVIADKPEENKAPMGMPDMGGMGGMM, from the coding sequence ATGGCAAAACAAGTGAAATTCTCTGAAGACGCTCGCCGCTCGATGCTCCGCGGTGTGGAAACTTTGGCAAATGCGGTGAAAGTGACGCTCGGTCCAAAAGGACGCAACGTAGTACTCGAGAAGAAATTCGGTTCTCCGCTCATCACCAATGACGGTGTGACGATCGCGAAAGAAATCGAACTGGAAGACGCTTATGAAAACATGGGCGCTCAACTGGTGAAAGAAGTTGCTACCAAAACCAACGACATCGCTGGTGACGGTACGACGACTGCAACCGTTCTGGCAGCTGCGATGATCCGTGAAGGTCTGAAAAACGTAACAGCAGGCGCGAACCCGATGGTAATCCGTCGCGGTATGGAAAAAGCTGTTCGTGCAGCTGTAGAAGAAATCAAATCCATCGCGAAACCGGTTGAAAACAAATCTTCCATCGCGCAAGTAGCGGCTATTTCCGCTGACGACCTGGAAGTGGGCAACCTGATCGCAGAAGCAATGGAAAAAGTGGGCAAAGACGGCGTTATCACCGTGGAAGAGTCCAAAGGCTTCGTAACCGAGCTGGAAGTAGTAGAAGGTATGCAATTCGACCGCGGCTACGCTTCCCCTTACATGATTACCGACACTGACAAGATGGAAGCGGTTCTGAACAACCCTTACATCCTGATCACCGATAAGAAAATCTCCAACATCCAAGAAGTTCTGCCTGTACTGGAGCAAGTGGTACAAAGCGGCAAGCCTCTCCTGATCATCGCGGAAGATGTAGAAGGCGAAGCGCTGGCTACTCTCGTAGTGAACAAACTGCGTGGTACCTTCACTGCAGTAGCAGTAAAAGCTCCTGGCTTCGGCGATCGCCGCAAAGCGATGCTGCAAGACATCGCTGCTCTGACTGGTGGCGAAGTGATCACAGAAGAACTGGGTCTGGATCTGAAATCCACCAAGCTGGAACAACTGGGCCGCGCTGGCAAAATCGTGGTTACCAAAGAAAACACCACCGTCGTGGAAGGTGCTGGCGACAAGGCTACCATCGAAAGCCGCGTTGCTCAAATCCGTCAACAAATCGAAGACACCACTTCCGATTTCGATCGCGAAAAACTGCAAGAGCGTCTGGCTAAACTGGCTGGCGGCGTAGCAGTGATCAAAGTCGGTGCCGCTACCGAAACCGAACTGAAAGAGAAAAAGCTCCGCATCGAGGACGCTCTGAACTCCACTCGCGCTGCAGTGGAAGAAGGTATCGTTCCTGGCGGTGGTACTACTCTCATCAACGCAATCAAAGCGGTTGAAGCTGTCAAAGCTGAAGGCGAAGAGGCAGTCGGTGTGCAAATCGTACTCCGCTCCCTGGAAGAGCCGGTTCGTCAAATCGCTGCGAACGCAGGCCTCGAAGGTTCTGTAATCGTAGAGCGCCTGAAAAAAGAAGCGGTAGGCATCGGCTTCAACGCTGCTACCGAAGAGTATGTAAACATGCTGGAAGCCGGTATCGTAGACGCTGCGAAAGTAACTCGCTCCGCTCTGTCCAACGCTGCATCCGTAGCAGCTATGTTCCTGACTACCGAAGCGGTTATCGCAGACAAACCGGAAGAAAACAAAGCTCCTATGGGCATGCCTGACATGGGCGGCATGGGCGGCATGATGTAA
- the groES gene encoding co-chaperone GroES, with translation MLKPLGDRVVIEPISKDETTASGIVLPDTAKEKPQEGRVIAVGSGRVADNGERIALEVKEGDKVIFSKYAGTEVKVDNKEYLVLRESDILAIIG, from the coding sequence GTGCTTAAGCCATTGGGTGACCGTGTGGTAATCGAACCTATCTCCAAAGACGAAACGACTGCGAGCGGTATCGTTTTGCCTGATACTGCAAAGGAAAAACCGCAAGAAGGCCGTGTAATCGCAGTAGGTTCCGGTCGTGTTGCTGACAACGGCGAGCGCATCGCGTTGGAAGTAAAAGAAGGCGATAAAGTGATCTTCTCCAAATACGCTGGTACAGAAGTTAAGGTAGACAATAAGGAATACCTCGTGCTGCGCGAATCCGATATCCTCGCGATTATCGGCTAA
- a CDS encoding CAP-associated domain-containing protein produces MRKWLPITLSVLAIAGIIRFFTADHASFIRANLYPATIFWDGREVVSSKKPLATQSDSPDLPAALEYKGTLYVPLSMIGQQLNKPTGWDGATHSAWVGQPPAALTKQTPKGGATATAPGSAPSTNTGSSAASPAGLTGSAAKAEEQPNALFGIALGMNTSEVTKRLGSPARKEPSALGYQWWVYNSDPARYVQIGIADGKVVDIYSLAPEAKLGSIGVGTSLQALERQHPLQNVVSFSYMGANVQITNQKQQRPLVMENGIAAIYYLDKQSNDKVTALRLIDTQMLLRGSFYETKWTYQGQAPDFDPPALSVKDRELVNAAYERQILDLVNVTRYRNHLLPLQWNEMAAQVARKHSLDMESNDFFDHVSATTGFDPFDRLKEAGISYRMAGENIAAGYPDAIEAHESWMNSPGHRKNVLEKGFTQLGAGVVTDYYTQTFLTPAQ; encoded by the coding sequence ATGCGAAAATGGCTGCCCATCACTTTGTCCGTCCTCGCGATCGCAGGCATCATCCGTTTCTTCACAGCCGATCACGCATCCTTTATTCGGGCGAATCTTTACCCTGCCACCATCTTCTGGGACGGCCGGGAAGTCGTCTCCAGCAAAAAGCCGCTTGCCACCCAAAGCGACTCTCCGGATTTGCCCGCCGCTCTCGAATACAAAGGAACGCTCTATGTACCGCTGTCCATGATCGGGCAGCAATTGAACAAACCGACAGGATGGGATGGCGCCACTCATTCCGCCTGGGTGGGGCAGCCCCCTGCCGCTCTGACGAAACAGACGCCAAAGGGGGGAGCGACCGCCACTGCTCCCGGCTCTGCTCCGTCAACGAACACAGGCTCTTCCGCGGCTTCACCTGCTGGACTGACCGGATCCGCTGCCAAGGCAGAGGAGCAGCCGAACGCGCTTTTCGGCATCGCCCTCGGCATGAACACCTCGGAGGTGACCAAACGACTGGGCTCGCCCGCTCGCAAAGAGCCTAGCGCCCTCGGCTACCAATGGTGGGTCTACAACAGCGATCCCGCCCGTTACGTACAGATAGGCATCGCCGACGGAAAAGTCGTGGATATTTACTCGCTCGCTCCGGAAGCGAAGCTGGGCAGCATCGGCGTCGGCACCTCCCTTCAGGCTCTGGAGCGCCAGCATCCGCTGCAAAACGTCGTCTCGTTCTCGTACATGGGCGCAAACGTACAGATCACCAACCAAAAGCAGCAGCGCCCCCTGGTCATGGAAAACGGAATCGCCGCCATCTACTATTTGGACAAGCAAAGCAACGACAAGGTGACGGCGCTGCGGCTGATCGACACCCAGATGCTGTTGCGCGGCAGCTTCTACGAGACGAAGTGGACGTACCAGGGACAAGCTCCCGACTTCGACCCGCCCGCCCTCAGCGTGAAGGATCGGGAACTGGTCAACGCCGCCTATGAACGCCAAATCCTCGACCTGGTGAACGTCACGCGCTACCGCAACCACCTACTCCCGCTGCAATGGAACGAGATGGCTGCCCAGGTAGCCCGCAAGCACAGCCTCGACATGGAAAGCAACGACTTTTTTGACCACGTCTCCGCCACGACGGGCTTCGATCCGTTCGACCGTTTGAAGGAGGCAGGCATCTCGTATCGCATGGCGGGGGAGAACATTGCGGCCGGCTACCCGGACGCCATCGAAGCGCACGAAAGCTGGATGAACAGCCCCGGCCACCGGAAAAACGTGCTGGAGAAAGGCTTCACGCAGCTAGGAGCGGGGGTCGTCACCGATTACTATACACAGACCTTTCTCACTCCCGCACAATAG